In Streptomyces sp. NBC_01381, the sequence GGCAACCCGCTGCCCGCGCGCGGGCTCGAACCGCTGCCGCCCGAGGCACTCGGCTCGATGATCGACCTGGGCTGCGCGGCCCTGCCCGCACCCGAGCCCTGGCTCACCCGCTCCGTCCAGGGCGCCCTGGAGGAACTGCCTCCCTACGCGCACACCCACGGCGACTACCCGGCCGGCCTGCCCGAACTGCGCCAGATGCTCGCCGAGCGCTACACCGCGCGCGGCATCCCGACCATGCCCGAACAGATCATGGTCACCACCGGCGCGATGGGCGCCATCGACGCGATCTGCCACCTCTTCGCCCCGCGCGGCGAACGCATCGCCGTCGAATCCCCGTCGTACGCCAACATCCTCCAGCTCATGCGCGAGACGGGGGCCCGTCTCGTCCCCGTTGCCATGGCCGATGGACTCGGCGGCTGGGACATGGACCGCTGGCGCCAGGTGCTGCGCGACGCGGCGCCCCGGCTCGCCTATGTGGTCGCCGACTTCCACAACCCCACCGGCGCCCTCGCCGACGAGGACCAGCGGCGCCGACTCGTCGACGCGGCCCGCTCCTCCGGCACCGTCCTCGTCGTCGACGAGACGATGAGTGAACTGCAGCTCGACACGGACCTGCCGATGCCGCGCCCCGTCTGCGGATTCGACCCCGCGGGCTCGACCGTCATCACCGTCGGCTCGGCGAGCAAGGCCTTCTGGGCGGGCATGCGCATCGGCTGGGTGCGGGCCGCCCCCGATGTGATCCGCAGCCTGATCTCGGCCCGCGCGTACGCCGACATGGGCACCCCCGTCCTGGAACAGCTGGCCGTGAACTGGCTCCTGAACACCGGAGGTTGGGAGTCGGCCGTGGAAGTGCGCAGGGCCCAGGCGCGCGAGAACCGCGACGCCCTGGTCGCCGCCGTCCGCCGCGAACTGCCCGGCTGGGAGTTCGAGGTCCCGGCAGGTGGCCTCACCCTCTGGGTGCGCACCGGCGGCATCTCCGGCTCCCGCCTCGCCGAGGTCGGCGAACGCGTGGGGGTCAGGGTCCCGTCGGGGCCGCGCTTCGGAGTGGACGGCGCGTTCGAGGGGTATGTGCGGCTGCCGTTCACCGTGGGAGGCGCGGTGGCGGACGAGGCGGCGGCGCGACTGGCGGCGGCGGCTCGGTTGGTGGAGACGGGGGCGGGGGCCGGGGTGGAGACGCCTCGGGCGTTTGTGGCGTGATGGCTGGCAGGTGGCGGGTGAGAGAAGACGGATGACGGGTGACAGATTTCAGCATCTGTCACCCGTCATTCGCTCTTCAGCTCTCGGCGGGCACCGGCTCCGGCTGGGGCTCCGCCCCTGCCCCCGCGACCGCCACCGGCTCAACCGCGTCCGCCGGTGTGCTCCGCCCCGGCAGCAGCTCCAGGACCGCCTGACGGTGCGACTCGCTGGTCGCGTCGTCGTACGGGTCGGGTGTCGCCGGCACCTGGAGGCGGTGCACCGCGGCCGTGCCGAGCCGGGCGTAGCCGCGGCCCGGCGGGACGTGGGCCGTGGGGGTCGTGTGCGGCGGTACGCCGAGGACGTCCTCGAGCTGGTCGGGCGTCGCGGGGCCGAGCACCACGCGCGCGCGGGTGTGCTGCCGTACGGAGTCGCTCAGC encodes:
- a CDS encoding PLP-dependent aminotransferase family protein; its protein translation is MAQWTSAVGATQLARLLTSQQTRPAGPGSRRPPAYRALADGIRMLVLEGRVPVAARLPAERELAVSLSVSRTTVAAAYEALRTEGFLESRRGAGSWTAVPAGNPLPARGLEPLPPEALGSMIDLGCAALPAPEPWLTRSVQGALEELPPYAHTHGDYPAGLPELRQMLAERYTARGIPTMPEQIMVTTGAMGAIDAICHLFAPRGERIAVESPSYANILQLMRETGARLVPVAMADGLGGWDMDRWRQVLRDAAPRLAYVVADFHNPTGALADEDQRRRLVDAARSSGTVLVVDETMSELQLDTDLPMPRPVCGFDPAGSTVITVGSASKAFWAGMRIGWVRAAPDVIRSLISARAYADMGTPVLEQLAVNWLLNTGGWESAVEVRRAQARENRDALVAAVRRELPGWEFEVPAGGLTLWVRTGGISGSRLAEVGERVGVRVPSGPRFGVDGAFEGYVRLPFTVGGAVADEAAARLAAAARLVETGAGAGVETPRAFVA